Proteins from a genomic interval of Nitrospirota bacterium:
- a CDS encoding polysaccharide deacetylase family protein, with protein MLLTIQTKQKIKRFIAGTYGLLSHERAGSLSVILNYHSIHPSHETSTRPDDFMRQMGYLKTHFSVISLSDFYTMRTTAKDSPGNIAVVTFDDGYKDNYEYAFPVLKNLGLPATIFLTTGFINGEIDITKECKSYRGLDHLEWSHIKEMREHGIYFGAHTHSHPILTELPLDKAAAEIIQSKQVLEEKLGEPVTHFAYPLGQSGTFNDSIINLLKKHGFDLTCSTIWGTDNDSTSMFALHRIRIDGVDSMEDFIAKVNGHWNFINFIQTRNR; from the coding sequence ATGCTTCTGACCATCCAGACAAAGCAAAAGATCAAAAGATTCATTGCCGGAACATACGGTTTGCTGAGCCATGAGCGCGCAGGAAGCTTGTCGGTTATACTCAATTATCACTCTATCCATCCATCCCATGAAACATCGACGCGGCCTGATGATTTTATGAGACAGATGGGATACCTGAAAACTCATTTTAGTGTGATCTCACTCTCGGATTTTTATACAATGAGGACCACGGCAAAAGATTCGCCCGGCAATATTGCCGTGGTAACCTTCGACGACGGTTACAAAGATAATTACGAGTATGCTTTCCCCGTATTGAAAAACCTGGGGCTGCCCGCTACGATCTTTCTTACCACCGGGTTTATAAATGGGGAGATCGATATTACCAAGGAATGTAAAAGCTATCGGGGCCTGGACCATCTGGAGTGGTCGCATATAAAAGAAATGAGGGAGCATGGCATATATTTCGGCGCGCATACCCATAGCCACCCGATTCTTACGGAGCTGCCCCTGGATAAGGCGGCTGCTGAAATCATTCAATCAAAGCAGGTATTGGAGGAAAAACTGGGGGAACCGGTAACACACTTCGCCTATCCCCTCGGTCAATCAGGGACCTTTAACGACTCGATAATAAATTTATTAAAAAAGCACGGCTTCGATCTAACCTGCTCCACAATCTGGGGGACAGACAATGACAGTACGAGCATGTTTGCCCTGCACAGAATAAGGATAGACGGCGTTGACTCCATGGAGGATTTTATCGCCAAAGTCAACGGGCATTGGAATTTTATCAATTTTATCCAGACGCGGAACCGATAG
- a CDS encoding O-antigen ligase family protein has protein sequence MNSNIALSNMLQGIGCYSQRRLKGREVLKRKTNKGLVLVFGLWLSGVVCAGVLARVIGNGLDSFQVSMAAAVLWPLAYFAFSRNHFLPKSPGKSRLAAMYVFMVFAALSVAVSPEPWVSFAYFCITFSAFFITLQFNTNLTDSQFTQGLKLYSFLSTLLLVLYAVYYFKSGVRLGDELKSMGSNAIAVMSVSAILTAITFRTKIVRYSIMAAGITILYLTGSRASALFMIISLSISSLIAIKTLSARGKIALAGFVLTFFIVAAVYYESILQHMETFFAVHDKWRGVGTGATGRQYAWRETWELFLGSPITGVGFRAHERLMRSATSSHNGYLALLAETGFLGFSSAVYLILSGIAVLWQNAKNGKLINQQGILFGMCMGYLFLGLFERYLFNFGNATSLLFIMGIMAYRSDVEDISQAEPALEEIMRHA, from the coding sequence TTGAACAGTAATATTGCCTTATCGAATATGTTGCAGGGAATCGGATGCTACAGCCAGAGACGATTAAAAGGGCGGGAAGTTTTGAAGCGTAAGACGAACAAGGGCTTAGTTCTCGTATTCGGTCTTTGGCTTTCCGGCGTTGTATGTGCCGGTGTTCTCGCACGGGTCATTGGAAACGGACTTGATAGTTTCCAGGTCTCCATGGCGGCAGCTGTCTTATGGCCCCTGGCTTATTTTGCTTTCAGCAGAAATCATTTTTTACCAAAATCCCCGGGTAAGAGCAGGTTGGCTGCCATGTATGTTTTTATGGTATTTGCGGCCTTGTCTGTTGCTGTCAGCCCTGAACCCTGGGTATCATTCGCGTATTTTTGTATCACCTTCAGCGCTTTTTTTATAACACTGCAATTCAACACCAATTTAACGGATTCACAATTTACGCAGGGATTGAAGCTCTATTCCTTTCTGTCGACGTTATTGCTTGTCTTGTATGCCGTCTATTATTTTAAGTCGGGCGTGCGGCTTGGCGATGAATTAAAGTCGATGGGTTCCAACGCAATTGCCGTAATGAGCGTGTCGGCCATATTGACCGCTATAACTTTCCGCACAAAAATAGTGCGCTACTCGATAATGGCAGCGGGTATTACGATACTGTACCTCACGGGATCCAGGGCGTCCGCCCTGTTCATGATCATTAGTTTATCGATAAGTTCGTTAATTGCTATCAAGACACTGTCCGCGCGGGGTAAAATCGCTTTGGCTGGCTTTGTTCTCACATTTTTTATAGTTGCAGCGGTGTATTACGAAAGCATATTACAGCATATGGAGACCTTCTTTGCAGTCCATGACAAATGGCGCGGCGTCGGCACCGGTGCTACAGGTCGTCAATATGCCTGGAGAGAAACGTGGGAGTTGTTTCTTGGCAGCCCCATAACAGGCGTCGGCTTCAGAGCCCACGAACGATTGATGAGGAGCGCCACCTCATCCCATAATGGATATTTAGCCTTGCTGGCCGAAACCGGCTTTCTGGGTTTCTCCAGCGCTGTTTACCTAATTTTGAGCGGAATTGCGGTGCTATGGCAGAATGCAAAGAACGGTAAGCTTATAAACCAGCAGGGCATTCTCTTTGGCATGTGCATGGGTTATTTATTTCTGGGCCTTTTTGAGCGCTATTTGTTCAATTTCGGAAATGCCACTTCACTGTTATTCATCATGGGAATAATGGCGTATCGGTCGGACGTTGAAGATATCTCACAGGCTGAGCCGGCACTTGAAGAGATCATGCGCCATGCCTGA
- a CDS encoding glycosyltransferase family 4 protein gives MIIRNKILCLVPLSPPITGAAAASETVIESLKGHHDVTVIGYQRGNLISGKFSFVQSLRILMVGLTVMKLRLIKKLDHVYFVISSTRWGNLRDLFILTVLGRTRRKKCVVHLHGANYDTCLLSAPKWIRYLNKGLFSDVQAAIVLGATFEGIFDGYVPRDRIKIVKNYYEPALLIPEENIKVKYGSSAKIKILFLSNLIREKGYEILLSSFLSLRRNIRNKAELHFAGAIYSLHDKTELIKKMKNERNIYYHGTVAGEVKRNLLWEAHIFCLPTMYRYEGQPISILEAYAAGCCVITTNNGGIKDIFCDGKNGFAVGDNHEVRGTDLTEILEKAILDIRSLKDIAYGNRAEARDRYQKNVFGRNIERIILEQ, from the coding sequence GTGATCATACGAAATAAAATTCTCTGTCTAGTTCCCCTGTCGCCGCCGATCACCGGGGCAGCAGCGGCCTCAGAAACTGTTATTGAATCTCTCAAGGGACATCATGATGTAACGGTGATCGGTTATCAACGGGGAAATCTGATAAGCGGCAAGTTCTCTTTCGTGCAATCGCTGCGCATACTGATGGTCGGCCTAACAGTAATGAAATTACGTCTGATAAAGAAACTCGATCATGTATATTTCGTAATATCTTCAACGCGGTGGGGTAATCTGCGCGATCTGTTTATATTAACCGTCTTGGGGAGAACTCGCAGAAAAAAATGCGTCGTGCATCTTCATGGAGCAAATTATGACACCTGCCTGTTATCGGCGCCGAAATGGATACGTTATTTAAACAAAGGCCTATTCAGCGACGTGCAGGCCGCAATTGTTCTTGGTGCAACGTTTGAAGGTATCTTTGACGGATATGTCCCGCGAGATAGAATAAAGATCGTGAAAAATTATTACGAGCCGGCCCTCTTGATCCCTGAAGAGAACATCAAGGTCAAATATGGATCTTCAGCAAAGATCAAGATCTTGTTTCTGAGTAATTTAATAAGAGAAAAAGGCTACGAAATACTGTTAAGCTCGTTTCTGTCGCTTCGACGGAACATCAGAAATAAGGCAGAGCTGCATTTTGCAGGAGCAATATATTCTCTTCATGACAAAACAGAACTTATTAAAAAGATGAAGAACGAACGAAACATCTATTATCATGGCACAGTTGCAGGCGAAGTCAAAAGAAATTTGTTGTGGGAGGCTCATATCTTTTGTCTGCCGACGATGTATCGGTACGAAGGCCAGCCTATTTCAATACTTGAGGCCTATGCGGCAGGTTGCTGTGTTATTACAACAAACAACGGCGGTATTAAAGATATATTCTGCGATGGTAAAAATGGATTTGCCGTGGGTGATAATCACGAAGTGCGCGGTACTGATTTGACGGAAATACTCGAGAAAGCCATTTTGGATATTCGCAGTTTAAAAGATATTGCGTACGGCAACAGGGCTGAAGCAAGGGACCGATATCAGAAAAACGTATTCGGTCGCAACATTGAGCGGATAATCCTTGAACAGTAA